From one Dermacentor silvarum isolate Dsil-2018 chromosome 3, BIME_Dsil_1.4, whole genome shotgun sequence genomic stretch:
- the LOC125944176 gene encoding sodium- and chloride-dependent glycine transporter 2-like, with the protein MTSSEEEEGTQEVEQVTQSYQSRAHRLATLFIMTAGSANASQFPMMFIVYGGVPFLLAYLAFLGAVAFPLMRLESNLGQFAGDGNRGIFSTVPLFIGLGYTMSLYAIVHMVGDSVPVSDQLLYLLDSLHDATWNDCPTGLLLAPNRTCYVPRHAFSLCRIARARLMEAFRRQPLSHGVPSVAEGPDFSVVLVPPKVYRHEMAGCLPAVYNYLQPYQPCVCDTPCSLLTFFFSSRRHAGWFEDGWPALSEIRAEPILSLAAIWMVVFALAHHGFTTVKRTMYVMVFVHVCTTFLLLVRGVTLPGAMSGLGMLLYSDWSYAVNLEMWSNALYVSLESVGVTGSIYLGIVRFNNFKNDYHRVNCRPLEEACVVQCTENVLMT; encoded by the exons GTGGAGCAGGTCACGCAGAGTTACCAGAGCCGCGCCCACAGGCTCGCCACCCTGTTCATCATGACGGCTGGTAGTGCCAATGCGAGCCAGTTTCCCATGATGTTCATCGTCTACGGAGGAG tgccgttcctgctggcATACCTGGCGTTTCTGGGTGCAGTGGCATTTCCCCTCATGCGCCTGGAGAGCAACTTGGGCCAGTTCGCCGGAGACGGAAACAGGGGCATCTTCAGCACAGTTCCGCTCTTCATCG GCCTGGGCTACACCATGAGCCTGTACGCGATCGTGCACATGGTGGGTGACTCGGTGCCGGTGTCCGACCAGCTGCTCTACCTGCTGGACTCGCTGCACGATGCCACGTGGAACGATTGCCCGACCGGGCTGCTGCTCGCACCCAACCGCACCTGCTATGTGCCCAGGCACGCGTTC TCGCTCTGCAGGATTGCTCGCGCGCGGCTCATGGAGGCGTTCCGGCGGCAGCCGCTCAGCCACGGCGTGCCGTCCGTGGCCGAAGGGCCGGACTTCTCCGTGGTGCTGGTGCCGCCAAAGGTCTACCGCCACGAGATGGCCGGCTGTCTGCCCGCAGTGTACAACTACCTGCAGCCGTACCAGCCGTGCGTCTGCGATACTCCTTGCTCgcttttaactttttttttttcgag TCGCCGCCATGCCGGCTGGTTCGAGGATGGCTGGCCAGCGCTGAGCGAGATCCGTGCAGAGCCCATTCTCTCGCTGGCCGCTATCTGGATGGTGGTGTTCGCCCTCGCGCACCACGGCTTCACCACTGTCAAGCGG ACAATGTACGTGATGGTGTTCGTGCACGTGTGCACCACCTTCCTGCTGCTTGTGCGCGGTGTCACCCTGCCTGGTGCCATGAGCGGCCTCGGCATGCTGCTCTACTCGGACTGGAGCTACGCCGTCAATCTCGAG ATGTGGTCCAACGCGCTGTACGTGTCCCTTGAGAGCGTCGGTGTCACCGGCTCCATATACCTGGGCATCGTTCGGTTCAACAACTTCAAGAACGACTATCACCG GGTCAACTGTAGACCGCTGGAAGAGGCCTGCGTCGTGCAGTGTACAGAAAATGTGCTGATGACGTAG